The proteins below are encoded in one region of Ferroplasma acidiphilum:
- a CDS encoding transposase, translating into MEKFTADEKAAIVMESFTANNIAELCRRRGVSVSNFYKWRDKFIESGKQGFYGSGVNNGYEKEIEKLKRLVGDQALVIDELKKNYRGRR; encoded by the coding sequence ATGGAGAAATTTACAGCAGATGAAAAGGCAGCAATAGTAATGGAATCATTTACAGCAAACAATATAGCAGAGCTATGCAGAAGGCGTGGAGTATCTGTATCAAACTTCTATAAATGGAGGGATAAGTTTATAGAATCAGGAAAACAGGGATTCTATGGTTCTGGAGTAAACAATGGGTATGAGAAGGAGATTGAAAAACTGAAGAGATTAGTAGGGGACCAGGCTTTGGTTATAGATGAATTAAAAAAAAATTACAGAGGGAGGAGATAA
- a CDS encoding integrase core domain-containing protein, whose protein sequence is MIQYIAKSFKDTARLLNIPHEYIEKQTPEDNGDIESFHNSLKTDYIWLNDLESYEDAKELIEYAFNDYNNYRPHSSIGYLTPVEFEKQWNSSEEFRNKFLEERKKKKERGLKNRKINISRRNESVSILH, encoded by the coding sequence ATGATCCAGTATATAGCTAAAAGCTTTAAAGATACTGCAAGGCTATTGAATATACCACATGAGTATATAGAGAAACAGACACCTGAGGACAATGGGGATATAGAATCATTCCACAATTCATTGAAAACTGATTATATATGGCTGAATGACCTTGAAAGCTATGAAGATGCTAAGGAATTAATAGAATACGCATTCAATGATTACAATAATTACAGGCCACATTCTTCTATAGGCTATTTAACACCTGTAGAATTTGAAAAGCAATGGAACAGCAGTGAGGAATTCAGGAATAAGTTTCTGGAAGAGAGAAAGAAAAAGAAAGAAAGGGGATTGAAAAACAGGAAAATTAATATAAGCAGGAGGAATGAAAGTGTCTCAATATTACACTAA
- a CDS encoding glycosyltransferase family 4 protein, translating to MNIGVTGPDIFSSYGGAQTHTINIIKILNNYFNIVYLPSPEIYNKSKKEVLIRKAHELENQGIKITKYFHEVNGNRYNYDEIIDAYSKEKLDILIDFDYMYNAIFSKNYTKILSERSGVKYINVLQGLGDLSFGNIGKYVYDTIKLSKNYRILLFRIYQYFNRQALKRNIAKQKNLVAVVIINRNYQENFTIQFDNVNVLKIGNGIWNSNIHLIKYTQNVKKNYIIYFARLNYTKGIFEIPIVLKNILKCCNTKLVIVGNFTRETEKYQFIQIVKKYKLEDNIILKGYLTNEQLYDEISKSKLMIYPSHSDSFSLAISQALALHTPVIAYNIAGVKIYENLKAVRLVNEFDYKAMANEAVRILKMKDINRLFDNNLNDFINEHNWNNVAMEYKSIIEKYI from the coding sequence GTGAATATTGGTGTAACCGGTCCTGACATTTTTTCAAGTTACGGAGGGGCACAAACTCATACAATAAATATTATAAAAATATTAAATAATTATTTTAATATTGTATACTTGCCTAGTCCCGAGATATATAATAAATCAAAAAAAGAAGTTTTGATTCGAAAGGCTCATGAATTGGAGAATCAAGGGATTAAAATTACAAAGTATTTTCATGAAGTGAATGGTAATAGATACAATTATGATGAAATTATTGATGCTTATTCCAAAGAAAAGCTTGATATTTTAATTGATTTTGATTACATGTATAATGCTATATTTTCAAAAAACTATACCAAGATATTAAGTGAAAGGAGTGGGGTAAAATACATAAACGTTTTGCAGGGACTTGGCGATTTGAGTTTTGGTAATATTGGCAAGTATGTGTATGACACGATTAAATTGAGTAAGAATTACCGTATATTATTGTTTAGGATTTATCAGTATTTTAATAGACAAGCATTAAAAAGAAATATAGCCAAACAAAAAAATCTAGTTGCTGTTGTTATTATTAATAGAAATTATCAGGAAAATTTTACAATACAATTTGATAATGTTAATGTTTTAAAAATTGGAAATGGTATATGGAATTCAAATATACATTTGATTAAGTATACACAAAATGTTAAAAAAAATTATATAATATACTTTGCAAGGTTGAATTACACTAAAGGAATATTCGAAATACCTATAGTATTAAAAAATATTCTAAAATGTTGTAATACAAAATTGGTAATTGTAGGTAACTTTACAAGAGAAACCGAAAAATATCAATTCATACAAATAGTAAAAAAGTATAAACTTGAAGATAATATTATATTAAAAGGATATTTAACTAATGAACAATTGTACGATGAAATATCAAAATCGAAACTTATGATTTATCCTAGCCATAGTGATTCGTTTTCATTGGCTATTTCACAAGCGCTTGCATTACATACGCCGGTTATAGCATATAATATAGCTGGTGTAAAAATTTATGAAAATTTAAAAGCCGTTAGACTTGTTAATGAATTTGATTATAAGGCTATGGCAAACGAAGCTGTAAGAATATTAAAAATGAAGGATATAAATAGATTGTTTGATAATAATCTGAATGATTTTATTAATGAACATAATTGGAATAATGTAGCGATGGAGTATAAGAGTATAATAGAGAAATATATTTGA
- a CDS encoding IS3 family transposase codes for METVNNLRDKLPVSRFSKITGIQRSYIYYNRKSTARHRKSRIPENIINKVLEISGKRVTYGHRRIWAVLRNEGVKINIKTVRRIIKSRNLQLPYAKHKNRTNKRNLTKPSDINQLWETDIHYVRTYNGIYYLMAVKNCFSKRWLSYNFSRACTAKDCVKPIEDAYAIRYTNSNLNNLVLRTDNDPVYS; via the coding sequence ATGGAAACAGTGAATAACCTCAGGGATAAACTGCCTGTATCAAGGTTCTCTAAAATAACAGGAATACAGAGATCATACATCTACTATAACAGGAAAAGTACAGCAAGGCATAGGAAATCAAGGATACCTGAAAATATAATAAATAAGGTACTGGAAATATCAGGAAAAAGGGTAACATACGGGCACAGGAGAATATGGGCTGTATTAAGGAATGAGGGGGTTAAAATAAACATAAAAACAGTACGGAGAATAATAAAATCAAGGAATTTACAGCTCCCATATGCTAAGCATAAGAACAGGACAAATAAGAGAAACCTGACAAAGCCCTCAGACATAAACCAGCTATGGGAAACCGATATCCATTATGTCAGGACATATAATGGAATATATTACTTAATGGCTGTAAAGAATTGTTTCTCTAAAAGGTGGCTATCATATAATTTCTCAAGGGCATGCACAGCTAAAGACTGTGTAAAGCCTATAGAAGATGCATATGCCATAAGGTACACTAATTCAAACTTAAACAATCTGGTACTTAGGACAGACAATGATCCAGTATATAGCTAA
- a CDS encoding transposase: MFKRLYEAAINNGISMLTMLIDNTVKMGIGLGAFNNPVNVPIDEHDEPYTGKGNPYLIDAPFHKFRGTDMAYRFATLDCAGNNRFTLAAMVKHQLDGIGNAKEVRMLIGHALPSGIKINTVLMDRGYLDSDVMNAVDSMKLKYIIPAKDNEKVKKFKKMDLKYCKDKYGNEFSFIVIRDSIGSIKKANANFVHIIELEFCINFILTLTNNYFNHNGYECVKHLSVIWKYLYIPILTFSVNWLTPSDHVSVR, translated from the coding sequence ATGTTTAAAAGGTTGTATGAGGCTGCTATTAACAATGGAATATCCATGTTAACAATGCTTATTGATAATACTGTTAAAATGGGGATAGGATTGGGTGCATTCAACAATCCAGTAAATGTTCCAATAGATGAGCATGATGAGCCATATACAGGGAAGGGCAATCCATATTTAATAGATGCACCATTCCATAAGTTCAGGGGCACAGACATGGCATACAGGTTTGCTACATTAGATTGTGCTGGCAATAATAGATTTACATTAGCAGCTATGGTTAAACACCAGCTGGATGGGATTGGCAATGCTAAGGAAGTTAGAATGCTTATAGGGCATGCATTGCCATCAGGTATAAAGATAAATACAGTATTGATGGACAGGGGATATTTAGATTCCGATGTAATGAATGCAGTGGATTCAATGAAGTTGAAATATATTATACCTGCAAAGGACAATGAAAAGGTTAAAAAGTTCAAGAAAATGGATTTGAAATACTGTAAAGATAAATATGGAAATGAATTCTCATTTATAGTTATAAGGGATAGTATAGGTTCTATAAAGAAAGCTAATGCCAATTTTGTACATATTATAGAACTAGAGTTTTGCATTAATTTTATTCTAACACTAACAAATAATTATTTCAACCATAATGGTTATGAATGTGTCAAACATTTGTCAGTCATATGGAAATACCTGTATATTCCAATCCTGACATTCTCAGTGAACTGGCTGACCCCTTCCGATCATGTTTCGGTGAGATAA
- a CDS encoding DUF2079 domain-containing protein, translating to MINLWYIIFNVYNLNNGGIVDTTTSLQSLLSAFYHQPFVNTVPGGSYFSVHASEILILLLPFFAVWHSFINLYIIQSVLIYSSSIPLFLLAQKKLHNDKASFLMAMVLLLNPYIHDNPFETLTLFMGFIIYSYYFFDAKRYIAFAITFVIALSTMEFNPVIGGFFGLYLILLFLYDKIKISSIKNLIKEPVEQFKTIKSHLSELKNLQSYFSIGIILLIISVAFFYGDKYLILYFSHGSHAITSNIAGSNISSFSAILNDFKTDISSKIDNLMYLNAPFLFLSFLSPLAFLELPWFLTYSISTFSPYWNIGVYYDSYIIPFAAISAILGLYKIHSMLGEGERKKVVNRIAYLALVVTLILLVSNVIAPMVTNPVSPVNSNEYGVDQLASLIPANAKVTTGVNELPIVSSHAYNTWFYGPENNYVLFNITNPPNLNNYGFLAASGSYALYEKGYTGKPELNNLNYTKAEATYYPEERLNINLLNSYVPPGNNNISLHLRYSGNDVHTINSNANKSLFLNDSYAMVYPFKLNNSEQLSNIVLDSHMTYGYYILQSMITTSFHGTQLNKSSIISTDSYGQNQYNMIDENFNYKNVQLNSNKTYYLWLWSSGDPGGLTFPVENTTNSHSYVAKIYNGTGTDSYGYSISKIYSSTEKKLAPRLTFVFNSDKIHKASNIYVSIGGKTTELNVTGNSVYHFSTDGKDIYVNSTVLNGTLGISYTVSASNGREVVNPLLQHPYIILAFIFIVSVFVYPVSSLVNRNTNGLNLKLIEISLIISIIVFYSVFTLYYYRLISIDLIYFKIIGIAIAISFFLFILRFNKNKQ from the coding sequence TTGATAAATTTATGGTATATAATCTTCAATGTATATAATTTAAACAATGGAGGAATAGTGGATACAACAACGTCATTGCAATCACTATTATCTGCGTTTTATCATCAGCCTTTTGTCAATACTGTTCCTGGTGGATCATATTTCAGTGTCCATGCTTCCGAAATATTAATATTGTTGTTACCATTCTTTGCTGTCTGGCATAGTTTCATAAATTTATATATTATCCAGAGTGTATTGATTTATTCTTCCAGCATACCCCTATTTTTGTTGGCGCAGAAGAAATTGCACAATGATAAAGCTTCTTTTTTAATGGCAATGGTTCTCTTGTTAAATCCATACATACATGACAATCCGTTTGAAACATTGACTTTATTCATGGGGTTTATAATCTATTCATATTATTTCTTCGATGCAAAGAGATACATAGCATTTGCAATAACATTTGTAATTGCCCTATCTACAATGGAGTTTAATCCCGTAATAGGCGGATTTTTTGGTCTTTATCTCATATTATTATTTTTATATGATAAAATCAAAATTTCCAGCATCAAAAATTTAATTAAAGAACCTGTAGAGCAGTTTAAAACAATAAAATCTCATTTGTCAGAACTTAAAAATTTACAATCCTATTTTTCTATTGGAATAATATTGCTGATAATCTCTGTAGCATTCTTTTACGGAGATAAATATTTAATACTATACTTTTCACACGGTTCACATGCCATAACAAGCAATATAGCTGGTTCCAATATTTCTTCTTTTTCGGCTATACTTAATGATTTTAAAACAGATATTTCATCAAAAATAGATAATTTAATGTATTTAAATGCCCCATTCCTCTTCCTGTCCTTCCTCAGCCCACTTGCATTCCTTGAATTGCCCTGGTTTTTAACATACTCCATATCAACATTTTCACCATACTGGAATATAGGTGTTTATTATGATTCATATATCATACCATTCGCCGCTATTTCTGCCATATTAGGCCTTTATAAAATACACAGTATGCTTGGAGAAGGCGAGAGGAAGAAAGTAGTAAACAGGATCGCCTATCTTGCTCTTGTAGTGACCTTGATATTATTGGTATCAAACGTAATAGCACCTATGGTAACCAATCCTGTTTCACCTGTAAACTCAAACGAGTATGGAGTTGACCAGCTTGCCTCCTTGATACCGGCAAATGCGAAAGTTACCACAGGAGTAAATGAATTGCCTATAGTTAGTTCTCATGCATATAATACATGGTTTTATGGCCCTGAAAATAATTATGTTCTTTTCAATATCACAAATCCACCGAACCTGAATAACTATGGATTTTTGGCAGCTTCAGGGTCATATGCACTTTATGAAAAAGGTTACACAGGAAAGCCGGAATTAAATAATTTGAATTACACTAAGGCAGAGGCGACGTATTACCCAGAAGAGCGATTAAATATAAATTTATTAAACAGCTACGTACCGCCCGGAAATAACAATATATCTTTACACCTGAGGTATTCCGGCAATGATGTCCATACCATAAATTCAAATGCTAATAAATCATTGTTCTTAAATGACAGCTATGCAATGGTATATCCATTTAAATTGAACAATTCTGAACAGCTGAGCAATATTGTCCTAGATTCACATATGACGTATGGTTACTATATCCTGCAGTCCATGATTACCACATCATTTCATGGAACGCAATTAAACAAATCATCAATAATTTCAACAGATAGTTACGGCCAGAACCAGTATAATATGATTGACGAGAATTTTAATTATAAAAATGTACAGCTAAATTCTAATAAAACCTACTATCTATGGTTATGGTCTTCAGGGGACCCGGGAGGATTGACATTTCCCGTTGAAAATACAACAAATTCACATTCCTATGTAGCAAAAATATATAATGGAACCGGCACAGATTCCTACGGATATTCTATCAGTAAAATATACAGCTCTACAGAAAAAAAATTAGCACCCAGATTAACCTTTGTTTTTAACTCAGATAAGATTCATAAAGCTTCAAACATATATGTGTCTATTGGCGGCAAGACAACTGAATTAAATGTAACAGGTAATTCTGTGTACCATTTCTCTACTGATGGAAAAGATATATACGTTAATTCCACCGTATTGAACGGGACACTGGGAATTTCATACACAGTTTCTGCCAGTAACGGTAGAGAAGTAGTAAATCCCCTTTTACAGCACCCTTACATAATTCTCGCATTTATTTTTATCGTATCTGTTTTTGTTTATCCTGTGAGTTCCCTGGTGAATAGAAATACAAATGGGTTAAATCTAAAATTGATTGAGATCTCTTTAATAATATCTATTATTGTGTTCTACTCAGTATTTACATTATATTATTATAGATTAATCAGTATAGATTTAATATACTTTAAAATAATAGGGATAGCCATTGCTATATCGTTCTTTTTATTTATATTAAGGTTCAATAAGAACAAACAATAA
- a CDS encoding glycosyltransferase family 2 protein has product MENDKLPYISVIITAYNRKEFLLNAIKSVLNQTLSKKYYEIIVIKNFQDDMIDNYILENNIKGIISKDPSLAGKLVEALNVATGDVISFLEDDDLFFENKLEVVYKEFRKDINIVYYHNLCIPINKQGKIINIKRMKTPLDFNMSSISIKKSIIKISKVDTINISTVLDIIMYLYALESNKKIVKGKEKLSYYMVHDSASNILSMNFEEYKNFVIAQVDLNLKNYILFKNLVHSRQGIKYLNWRITHSQIDKYIFGSDEFPSKLLNYVINSFDSLTRRVVLFLSCILIKVYSNSRKYVSYKMWNIHNKWTNEII; this is encoded by the coding sequence ATGGAAAATGATAAATTACCATATATTAGCGTTATCATTACTGCATATAATAGGAAGGAATTTTTATTGAATGCTATAAAAAGCGTATTAAATCAAACATTAAGCAAAAAATATTACGAAATAATAGTTATCAAAAATTTTCAGGATGATATGATAGATAATTATATATTAGAAAATAATATTAAGGGCATAATTAGCAAAGATCCGTCACTAGCTGGAAAACTGGTTGAGGCATTAAATGTTGCAACCGGAGACGTAATATCATTTTTAGAAGATGATGATTTATTTTTTGAAAATAAATTGGAGGTTGTTTATAAAGAATTTAGAAAAGACATAAATATTGTTTATTATCATAATTTATGCATACCTATAAACAAGCAAGGAAAAATTATAAATATTAAGAGGATGAAAACTCCATTAGACTTTAATATGTCATCTATCTCAATTAAAAAATCTATAATAAAAATCAGTAAAGTAGATACAATTAATATATCAACCGTATTGGATATAATAATGTATTTATATGCATTAGAATCCAATAAAAAAATAGTTAAAGGAAAAGAAAAATTAAGTTATTATATGGTTCATGACAGCGCCTCAAATATTCTATCCATGAATTTTGAAGAATATAAAAATTTTGTCATTGCTCAAGTAGATTTAAATTTAAAAAACTACATACTTTTCAAGAACTTAGTACATTCGAGACAAGGCATTAAATATCTAAATTGGCGAATAACACATAGTCAGATAGATAAATATATATTTGGTTCAGATGAATTCCCCAGCAAATTGTTAAATTATGTTATAAATAGTTTTGATAGTTTAACACGTCGAGTTGTATTATTTTTGTCATGTATTTTAATTAAAGTATATTCAAATTCTCGTAAATATGTCAGTTATAAAATGTGGAATATCCATAATAAATGGACTAATGAGATAATTTAA
- a CDS encoding transposase: MEIPVYSNPDILSELADPFRSCFGEIRQFRHFGDLISSFQASQRRSVAHLNSTIIGHVNQSSMNRFLSSNIDTGLIFMKTVETINSVEDDGILAIDDTIAEKSGKNIEAAGWIFDHSIGKTAWGIQFATSVLSGRYGIYPISAEIYRRKERLHNERRDKYRSKIGMQKGVIGKCLMAKLHFSTVTGDAWYFTKGLMPFLNEKRLNWVFQSKGNRNIRIRGRWTALDSLPLPYRESQAIRLSGNTYSVWGVQGKIKGMGEVKVVISEGVNGKLLRNKQNRMEHEANHGGISQALGYRGYAQGC, translated from the coding sequence ATGGAAATACCTGTATATTCCAATCCTGACATTCTCAGTGAACTGGCTGACCCCTTCCGATCATGTTTCGGTGAGATAAGACAGTTCAGGCACTTTGGGGATCTTATCTCATCCTTCCAGGCATCTCAAAGGAGAAGTGTGGCACACCTTAACTCCACCATCATAGGCCATGTGAACCAGTCAAGCATGAACAGATTCCTCTCTTCAAATATTGACACTGGTCTGATATTCATGAAAACTGTTGAAACCATCAATTCTGTTGAAGATGATGGAATACTTGCAATAGACGACACCATTGCCGAGAAATCGGGAAAGAACATTGAGGCTGCAGGATGGATATTTGACCATTCCATTGGAAAGACTGCCTGGGGCATACAGTTCGCAACATCTGTCCTGTCAGGCAGATATGGCATATATCCCATATCTGCTGAAATATACAGGAGAAAGGAGAGACTCCATAATGAAAGGAGAGATAAATACCGTTCAAAGATTGGGATGCAGAAAGGAGTCATTGGGAAATGTCTCATGGCAAAGCTTCATTTCTCAACAGTAACCGGTGACGCATGGTACTTCACAAAAGGCCTCATGCCGTTCCTCAATGAAAAGAGACTGAACTGGGTATTCCAGAGCAAGGGAAACAGGAACATTAGGATCAGGGGGAGATGGACCGCCCTTGATTCCCTGCCCCTGCCATACAGGGAATCTCAGGCCATAAGATTATCAGGCAATACCTATTCTGTCTGGGGGGTTCAGGGAAAGATAAAAGGCATGGGAGAAGTGAAAGTAGTCATATCAGAAGGCGTCAATGGTAAGCTACTACGCAACAAACAGAACAGAATGGAACATGAAGCGAATCATGGAGGCATATCTCAGGCGCTGGGATATCGAGGTTATGCACAGGGATGTTAA
- a CDS encoding glycosyltransferase family 4 protein — protein MFYKLRLYKLLGVDYNYSILDNIDLYYYETIEDVKIKTNIVIATSWETAYFVREYVKKHKIETLYLVQGSPDDVSVSGKNSDNAKLTYTFPFKKIAINQKVYNRFKAEKPLFFHVGIATQFFKKLTKTNDRECIMFPLRKNESKGSKYAIECIRKLLQNNKNTKIMAFGDYKLDEIPVDIRNSIIYHYWPPRKVLLGLYNKSMIFVLPSIVEGMSLPPLEAMACGCAVVVTDNGGVNEYIKDGLNGIMCPIRDSNCLYQKVILLINNKALREQIIQNGLKTAKEFSYDNMNKNFIRLIKEIR, from the coding sequence TTGTTCTATAAATTACGTCTATATAAACTCCTAGGAGTTGATTATAATTATTCTATTTTAGATAATATTGATTTATATTATTATGAAACTATTGAGGATGTTAAAATTAAAACAAATATCGTTATAGCCACTTCATGGGAAACTGCATATTTCGTTAGGGAATATGTTAAAAAGCATAAAATCGAAACGTTATACCTTGTCCAGGGTAGCCCAGATGATGTCTCTGTTAGCGGAAAGAATTCCGACAATGCAAAACTTACATATACTTTTCCATTTAAAAAAATTGCCATAAACCAAAAAGTGTATAACAGATTTAAGGCAGAAAAACCACTATTTTTCCATGTCGGTATTGCTACTCAATTCTTTAAAAAGTTAACAAAAACTAATGATAGAGAATGCATTATGTTTCCATTAAGAAAAAATGAATCAAAAGGTTCAAAATATGCTATTGAATGCATCAGAAAATTATTGCAGAATAATAAAAATACAAAAATTATGGCATTTGGAGATTATAAATTGGATGAAATACCAGTAGATATAAGGAACTCAATAATTTATCATTACTGGCCACCTAGAAAAGTTTTGCTTGGCCTGTATAACAAAAGTATGATTTTTGTCTTGCCTTCTATAGTCGAGGGAATGTCATTACCACCTTTGGAAGCAATGGCATGTGGTTGTGCTGTAGTTGTAACTGATAACGGAGGAGTAAATGAATATATTAAAGATGGTTTAAATGGCATTATGTGTCCTATAAGAGATTCTAATTGTTTGTATCAAAAGGTTATATTATTAATCAATAACAAAGCTTTAAGGGAGCAAATAATTCAAAACGGATTGAAAACAGCTAAAGAATTTAGCTATGATAACATGAATAAAAATTTTATTAGGTTAATTAAAGAAATTCGATAG
- a CDS encoding glycosyltransferase has protein sequence MEIQDIDLTIVLATLNEIDNLPRLCSDIDSILKNTKIKYQLLFVDDNSSDGTREFIIEYCNKNKLSKYIFNEYKKSTLIARYQGINNADGKYIILMDSDLQHPPKYLLNIYNSLLKHNDIVIASRYVKGGSTGNRKPIRGIISRGASLMAQLLLKSSRQIKDPISCYIGFRKGLKLDIDEGWRGYEIGIFLRASNNNVKVKEIPYRFAERENGKSKVTSSVKFLRVYIIELLLAKRVEIRNYKPIL, from the coding sequence ATGGAAATTCAGGATATCGATTTAACTATTGTTTTAGCAACTCTTAACGAAATAGATAATCTTCCACGGCTCTGTTCTGATATCGATTCAATATTAAAAAATACGAAAATAAAGTATCAGTTATTATTTGTCGATGATAACAGTAGCGATGGAACCAGAGAGTTTATTATAGAGTATTGCAATAAAAATAAATTATCAAAATATATTTTTAATGAATACAAGAAATCAACCCTTATAGCCAGATACCAGGGAATAAACAATGCAGATGGGAAATATATTATACTTATGGATTCAGATTTGCAACATCCCCCAAAATATCTCTTAAATATATATAACAGTTTATTGAAACATAATGATATCGTAATTGCCAGCAGATACGTTAAAGGTGGCAGTACCGGAAATCGCAAACCTATACGTGGCATTATATCACGTGGGGCATCTTTGATGGCACAACTACTATTGAAAAGCAGCAGGCAGATAAAGGACCCCATATCGTGTTATATTGGCTTTAGAAAAGGGCTGAAATTGGATATAGACGAAGGCTGGAGAGGCTATGAGATAGGTATTTTCTTAAGGGCTAGCAATAATAATGTTAAGGTAAAGGAAATACCTTATCGATTTGCGGAAAGGGAAAATGGAAAATCAAAAGTAACGTCCAGTGTAAAATTTTTAAGAGTTTATATAATAGAATTATTATTGGCAAAAAGAGTTGAGATAAGAAATTATAAACCAATTTTGTGA
- a CDS encoding transposase, translating into MTREIKKVGKYNYVYESSMVWDSEHSKRHKVSKYVGKVINGDIENPKKVREVVSIHGIYEIGHLELIFSLMKDVLSLLREEYPDDYMKIVAFSLNRLIFPLPLKYIKSWIEKTWLSRTIHELSPESLSSMLKRIGQNQDKQKSIYMKLMKRNEIIAYDTSALFSYSPGIRMAGFGHNNNDLNLPMIRTIMGFSRLRNEPCYIRLVLGSVADIDTLRKTEEELSPGTLFVMDRGFIDDNNFGKMDLNGLYFITPLKRDSKLPDYSINSNNFFMFRKRAIKYTSMTVKNYDIHVFEDILLRAMEENEYYSLIDSGKKPLYSPEKAGKIALITNVREKPQSIFELYKFRNDIEESFDVFKNLLQVDTPYIRDDDTLKGYVFVSFISLIAYYRLLKLLKEKKINNKISVKDALLQLSKIYLTDVGDRIIMAEIPKKVRELAEILELKPELFPKNVLS; encoded by the coding sequence ATGACAAGGGAGATAAAAAAGGTTGGAAAATATAATTACGTTTATGAGAGCAGCATGGTATGGGATTCAGAACACAGTAAAAGGCACAAGGTTTCCAAATATGTTGGAAAGGTAATTAATGGTGACATAGAGAATCCTAAAAAAGTAAGGGAGGTTGTATCAATCCATGGAATATATGAGATTGGCCACCTTGAGCTCATATTCTCCCTTATGAAGGATGTATTGTCATTATTAAGGGAAGAATATCCTGATGATTATATGAAAATTGTTGCTTTCTCCCTTAACAGGCTAATATTCCCTTTGCCGTTGAAGTACATAAAATCATGGATAGAGAAAACATGGCTTTCCAGGACAATACATGAACTATCACCAGAATCATTGTCATCTATGTTAAAGCGTATAGGCCAGAACCAGGATAAGCAGAAGAGTATCTATATGAAACTGATGAAAAGGAATGAAATCATAGCCTATGATACATCAGCCTTATTCTCCTATTCACCTGGAATAAGGATGGCTGGGTTCGGGCATAACAACAACGATCTTAATCTCCCGATGATAAGGACCATTATGGGATTTTCAAGGTTAAGGAATGAGCCATGCTATATCCGCCTGGTGCTGGGAAGTGTTGCAGACATTGATACATTAAGAAAGACAGAGGAAGAACTCTCCCCTGGAACATTATTCGTCATGGACCGTGGATTCATAGATGACAATAATTTCGGAAAAATGGATCTTAATGGATTATACTTTATAACGCCATTGAAGAGGGATTCAAAGCTTCCTGATTATTCCATAAATAGCAATAATTTCTTCATGTTCCGTAAGAGAGCCATAAAATATACATCCATGACGGTTAAAAACTATGACATACACGTATTCGAGGATATATTGCTGAGGGCCATGGAGGAGAATGAGTACTATTCCCTTATTGACTCAGGAAAGAAACCATTATATTCGCCTGAAAAGGCAGGAAAGATTGCACTTATCACCAATGTAAGGGAAAAGCCGCAATCAATATTTGAATTATATAAATTCAGGAATGACATAGAGGAATCGTTCGATGTATTCAAGAATCTTTTACAGGTGGATACACCATACATAAGGGATGATGATACTTTAAAAGGATATGTATTTGTTTCTTTCATATCGCTCATTGCATATTACAGGCTCTTGAAGCTATTAAAGGAAAAGAAAATCAATAATAAAATTAGTGTAAAGGATGCACTGCTGCAGCTGTCAAAGATATACCTTACTGATGTTGGAGATAGAATAATAATGGCAGAAATACCTAAGAAAGTCAGGGAACTTGCTGAAATCCTGGAACTTAAACCAGAACTGTTTCCTAAAAATGTGCTGAGTTAA